The window CCGCAGGCGCAGGCGGGTAATGGGCGTCCGCAGGTCGTGGGAGATCGCACTGAACAACTGGCTGCGCTCGGTCAGGTAGCGACTGATGCGCTCACGCATGGTGTTGAGCGCCCGGCCGACCTCCATCACTTCGCTGCCACCCCCCTCGAGCACCGGCCGTACCTCTTCGGCCCCCAGCGACATGTCCCGGGCCGCGCGCGCCAGACGCTTGAGCGGCCGGCTCTGCCAATGCACCAGCAAGCCGATGAACAGCAGCAGGAAACCGCTGGTGAGCAGGATGAACCAGACCTGCTGGGCCGGCAGCCCCTCCTCCTCCAGGCTGGTGTAGGGTTCGGGCAACAGCGAAGCGATGTACAGCCATTCGCCGGGCGACATCTGGATCTGCGTCACCAGTACCGGCGGGTTCACCGGTTCCAGGGTCAGCGCATAGTGGGCCCAGGAGCGCGGCAGCTCATCGAGCTTCAGGCCACCGTTGAAGATCCGCAGATTGTCCGGGCTGACGAAGTTCACCGATATGTCCACGTCGTTGCCCAGGGACTGGCGCAACACCTCATGGACCGCTTCGAGCACGGCGGTCTTGCGCGGCGTCGGACCGAGCAGTTGCATGTCCAGCGGCTTGTCGTTGAGGGTCACGACGAACCGCGTCCCGCCCATACTGCGCAACTGGTCGAGCACCAGTGGGCGATAGGCCAGGGGCAATGAACGCAGGTAGCTGACGCTGGCAGTCATCGAGTGGGCGAGGCTGCGGGCACTGGTCACCAGCCCCTCGAGCTGGGTGGCCCGCAGTTGCGACAGCCAGATGACGCTGGACAGCGCCTGGGCCAGCAGTACCGCGAACAGCGTCAGCAGCAGCATCCTGCCGAGCAGCGAGCGCGGCACCGGCAGGCGCTGGCGCAGTTCAGAGAGCATTGGCGGCCGTGACGTGGGCAGCCAACTGGTAACCGCTGCCACGCACGGTCCGGATCAGCCGTGGCGGTTTCCCGGTATCACGCAAGCGCTGGCGCAGTCGGCTGACAGCCATGTCGACGATCCGGTCCAGGGGCATCAGGTCGCGCCCACGGGTGGCGTTGCCAATGGTGTCGCGATCGAGAATTTCCTGGGGATGGTCGAGAAACAGCTTGAGCAACGCGAAGTCGGCGCCGGAGAGAATCACCTCCTCGCCATCGATGTGAAACAGCCGGTGGCTGACCGTGTCCAGGCGCCACTCGTCGAAGGCCAGCACCTCGCTGCCGGAGCGCTCCTGGCCGAACTGGGCACGGCGCAGCAGGGCCTTGATCCGGGCCAGCAACTCGCGGGGACTGAAGGGTTTGCCCAGGTAATCGTCGGCCCCCAGCTCCAGGCCGATCACCCGGTCGGCTTCGTCGGAACTGGCGGTGAGCATGATGATCGGCACGTGGGCCTGGCGTGGGTGCTGGCGAACCCAGCGACAGAGACTGAAGCCGTCTTCGTCGGGCAACATCACATCGAGGATGACCAGGTCGCTCGGAGCGTCGTTGAGCGCTTGGCGAAAACCGGCGCCCTCACCGACCGTGCGCACCTGGAAGCCGGCACGACTGAGGTAGGTGTCCAGCAGTTCACGGATTTCCTGGTCATCGTCGACCAGGAGAATGGACTTACTGACTGCGCTCACGGTGGATGTCCCTGTTGTTGTGGTTAGGACCGAAACGCGAATTATGCCTCAATCGATTGAGCCGTGAAGCGGTGTTGCCGATACGAAGCCATTCGCGGGCAAGCCCGGCTCCTACAGGTACGATGGTGATTTGAAATCCACCGCAGCCCTGTAGGAGCCGGGCTTGCCCGCGAAAAGGCCTGCACCGAATCAGCCGGCGAACGCCTGCTGCAAGGCGACCCCCGCGCCGATCAGCCCGGAGTACGGCGCCGTCACCAGCCACACCGGGATGCCCTTGAAGTAGTCGCTCATGCAGCCCTTGTCGGCAAAGCTCCTGGCAAAGCCGCTCCGGATGAAGAAATCGGCGAAACGCGGAATCACCCCACCGACGATATAGACCCCACCGCGCCCGCCGGTGGTGAGCACGTTGTTGCCCGCCACCCGCCCCAGCCAGCAGCTGAACTGCTCCAGCACTTCCTGGGCGACCGGATCACCGGCCAGGCCGGCGGCGGTGATCGCCTCCGGCGTCTCCAACACCGGCTCGTGCCCATCCACCGCGCAGATCGCCCGGTAGACACGCGGCAGGCCACCGCCACTGAGGGCGGTCTCGGCGCTGACATGACCGATTTCGTCGTGGATGTGCCGCCACAGCTGGGTTTCCCGTGGGCTGCTCAAGGGCAGGTCGACATGCCCTCCCTCGCCCGGCAAGGCCATGAAAGCACCATTGCCGAGATCCAGCAGGGTGCCAACGCCCAGGCCGGTGCCCGGACCGATCACGACCGCCGGCCGCCGCGGCTCCGGGGTCCCTTCGCAGACCACGCGGAAATCGCCTGGTTCGAGACGGGTCATGCCCAGGGCCATGGCCGAGAAATCATTGACCAGCAACAACTCGTCGACCAGCAGCGTCGCGCAGAACGTCTTGCGGCTCAGGCGCCAGTGATTGTTGGTGAAACGGAACTCATCGCCGCCCACCGGCCCGGCCACCGACAGGCACACCGCGCCAATCGCGCCAGGCTGCAGGCCCAGGTCACTCAGGTAGACCTTGATGGCGTCTTCCGGACAGGCGTGGTCGGCGGTCGCCAGCACCCTGACCGAGTCCAGGCCGTTATCTTTCCACAGGGCGAAGCGGGCATTGGTGCCACCGATATCGCCAACCAGGGCCAATTTCATTCAAGGGTCTCCAGGGCCGAAG of the Pseudomonas vanderleydeniana genome contains:
- a CDS encoding response regulator → MSAVSKSILLVDDDQEIRELLDTYLSRAGFQVRTVGEGAGFRQALNDAPSDLVILDVMLPDEDGFSLCRWVRQHPRQAHVPIIMLTASSDEADRVIGLELGADDYLGKPFSPRELLARIKALLRRAQFGQERSGSEVLAFDEWRLDTVSHRLFHIDGEEVILSGADFALLKLFLDHPQEILDRDTIGNATRGRDLMPLDRIVDMAVSRLRQRLRDTGKPPRLIRTVRGSGYQLAAHVTAANAL
- a CDS encoding glucokinase translates to MKLALVGDIGGTNARFALWKDNGLDSVRVLATADHACPEDAIKVYLSDLGLQPGAIGAVCLSVAGPVGGDEFRFTNNHWRLSRKTFCATLLVDELLLVNDFSAMALGMTRLEPGDFRVVCEGTPEPRRPAVVIGPGTGLGVGTLLDLGNGAFMALPGEGGHVDLPLSSPRETQLWRHIHDEIGHVSAETALSGGGLPRVYRAICAVDGHEPVLETPEAITAAGLAGDPVAQEVLEQFSCWLGRVAGNNVLTTGGRGGVYIVGGVIPRFADFFIRSGFARSFADKGCMSDYFKGIPVWLVTAPYSGLIGAGVALQQAFAG
- a CDS encoding sensor histidine kinase, with amino-acid sequence MLSELRQRLPVPRSLLGRMLLLTLFAVLLAQALSSVIWLSQLRATQLEGLVTSARSLAHSMTASVSYLRSLPLAYRPLVLDQLRSMGGTRFVVTLNDKPLDMQLLGPTPRKTAVLEAVHEVLRQSLGNDVDISVNFVSPDNLRIFNGGLKLDELPRSWAHYALTLEPVNPPVLVTQIQMSPGEWLYIASLLPEPYTSLEEEGLPAQQVWFILLTSGFLLLFIGLLVHWQSRPLKRLARAARDMSLGAEEVRPVLEGGGSEVMEVGRALNTMRERISRYLTERSQLFSAISHDLRTPITRLRLRVELLEDEQMQLKFGRDLDELEMLVKGALQCVKDTDIHENIEPVDLNQALDTLVECYLSPDGNGLVSLDGRALATYPGKPLALRRCMGNLIDNALKYGERAHLHIEDDDSAFILHVDDEGPGVPEQRLEQVFEPHFRLSGQQQGYGLGLGIARNIAHSHGGEVSLQNLREGGLRVTLFLPRNAD